One Dictyoglomus thermophilum H-6-12 DNA window includes the following coding sequences:
- a CDS encoding flavin reductase family protein, protein MYHEVKTNFVYLLHPLPGILITSIGKNNNPNVMSASWITPISINPPLISISLRPERYTYELIKETGDFAINIPDYSLRKAVFICGRFSGRKVNKFKKANLTPIPANKIKSPIIKECLAHIECTLEKIIELPADHHLIIGRVQYAQAHEEIFKNTYIPEKFKPLLYFGKDIYGTIETFEQVKIEEI, encoded by the coding sequence ATGTATCATGAAGTAAAAACAAATTTTGTATATCTTTTACACCCTTTACCAGGGATTTTAATAACAAGTATTGGAAAAAATAATAATCCAAATGTAATGTCTGCATCTTGGATTACGCCTATAAGTATAAATCCTCCTCTTATCAGTATAAGCTTAAGACCTGAAAGATATACCTACGAACTTATAAAAGAAACAGGAGACTTTGCAATAAACATACCCGATTATTCTTTAAGAAAAGCTGTTTTTATTTGCGGAAGATTCTCAGGAAGGAAAGTGAATAAATTTAAAAAAGCAAATCTCACTCCCATTCCAGCCAATAAAATAAAATCGCCTATAATAAAAGAATGTTTAGCTCATATCGAATGTACTCTTGAAAAGATTATTGAACTTCCTGCAGATCACCACCTTATAATTGGCAGAGTACAATACGCCCAAGCCCATGAAGAAATTTTTAAAAACACATACATTCCTGAAAAATTTAAACCCCTTTTGTATTTTGGTAAAGACATCTATGGAACCATAGAGACTTTTGAACAGGTCAAAATAGAGGAAATATGA